In Nitrosophilus labii, the following proteins share a genomic window:
- the rpoC gene encoding DNA-directed RNA polymerase subunit beta' — MKRLVPIEIGEDQRPKDIKALQFRLASPEKILSWSHGEVKKPETINYRTLKPERDGLFCAKIFGPIKDYECLCGKYKKMRYKGVVCEKCGVEVTTSKVRRTRMGHIELVTPVAHIWYVNSLPSRIGTLLGVKMKDLERVLYYEAYIVKEPGDAYYDFEKKNPVKKYDVLNEEQYQQLKQHFGDSGFEAYMGGQVIKELLEEFDLIEVFHQLKREMKETASEAKRKTIVKRLKVIESFLNSGNKPEWMMLTVVPVLPPDLRPLVALDGGKFAVSDVNDLYRRVINRNQRLKRLMELDAPEIIVRNEKRMLQEAVDALIDNGRRGNAVKGANKRPLKSLSEIIKGKQGRFRQNLLGKRVDFSGRSVIVVGPNLRMDQCGLPKLMALELFKPHLLAKLEEKGYATTLKAAKKMIEDRSNEVWECLQEIVDEYPVLLNRAPTLHKLSIQAFHPVLIDGKAIQLHPLVCAAFNADFDGDQMAVHVPLSEEAIAECKILMLSSLNILLPASGRAITVPSQDMVLGIYYLSKERDDVKGANKLFADVNEIMTALESDHLHINAKIRTRVDNRIIFTTAGRIIIKNILPDFVPVSLWNKVMKKRDIAELVDYVYKHGGSEITAEFLDNLKNLGFKYATFAGISISEYDIKVPEEKKKLIEEAKRKVREIQQQFQAGLLTEQERYNKIIDIWTDTTNAVAEAMIKLIKNDKQGFNSIYMMADSGARGSSAQIRQLAGMRGLMAKPDGTIIETPIISNFKEGLNVLEYFISTHGARKGLADTALKTANAGYLTRKLVDVAQNVKITIEDCGTHEGIEVTDISIGNEMIEPLEDRIVGRVLAEDVIDPITNEILFSEGTLVDEDKARTIKEAGIKSVTIRTPITCKAPKGVCAKCYGLNMAEGKLVKPGEAVGIIAAQSIGEPGTQLTLRTFHIGGTASRTAEERQVVASKEGFIRYYNLKTYRNKEGKIIVANRRNAAVLLVEPKIKALFDGRIEIKPIHDEIVITLVSGDEKVRYSLRKSDVAKPNELAGVSGKIEGKLYVPFKDGDSVKEGDSIVEIIKEGWNIPNRIPYAAELKVEDGAPVTQKIVANANGVVKFYLLKGDYLERYEDVKKGRKIDEKGLFAVIADNEGREASRHYIARGSILEVDDNEAVDKNTVLAVPAKNDKTVIAEWDPYSNPIIAEAAGTVTLEDVIPGVTAVELVDEITGESRLTINEYIPPEYKPKIILAPKDSDTVITYPLEPKTAIYVQNQEEVELAEVLAKTPKAVAKSRDITGGLPRVSELFEARRPKNPAVIAEIDGFVSFGKPSRGKQRIVISSETGQKAEYLIDKNRTILVHDGEYVHAGEVLTDGTVSSHDILRILGEKALQYYMVSEIQQVYRRQGVNISDKHIEIIISQMLRQVKIVESGDTKFIAGDLVSKRQFREENEKIIRLGGEPAIAEPVLVGITRAAVSSDSVISAASFQDTTKVLTEASISAKIDRLEDLKENVIIGRLIPVGTGMYREKKVELIKKEEED; from the coding sequence ATGAAGAGACTGGTACCAATTGAGATAGGCGAAGATCAAAGACCTAAAGATATAAAAGCACTTCAGTTTAGACTAGCAAGTCCAGAAAAGATTTTATCTTGGTCTCACGGTGAAGTAAAAAAACCTGAAACTATTAATTATAGAACTTTGAAACCTGAGCGTGATGGTCTTTTTTGTGCTAAAATTTTTGGGCCAATAAAAGATTATGAATGCCTTTGCGGAAAATATAAAAAAATGCGTTATAAAGGTGTAGTGTGCGAAAAGTGTGGTGTTGAAGTTACTACTAGCAAAGTAAGACGCACCAGAATGGGTCATATAGAGTTAGTAACGCCTGTTGCTCATATTTGGTATGTAAATTCACTGCCAAGCAGAATAGGAACACTGCTTGGTGTTAAGATGAAAGATCTGGAGAGAGTTTTATATTATGAAGCATATATAGTAAAAGAGCCAGGAGATGCTTATTACGATTTTGAGAAGAAAAATCCTGTTAAAAAGTATGATGTTTTAAATGAAGAACAGTATCAACAGTTAAAACAGCATTTTGGCGATAGCGGTTTTGAAGCATATATGGGTGGTCAGGTAATCAAAGAACTTTTAGAAGAGTTTGACCTTATTGAAGTTTTTCATCAGTTAAAAAGAGAGATGAAAGAGACCGCTTCTGAAGCGAAACGTAAAACAATCGTAAAAAGATTAAAAGTTATTGAGAGTTTCCTAAATAGTGGAAATAAACCTGAATGGATGATGCTTACAGTGGTTCCTGTACTTCCACCTGATCTTCGTCCTCTTGTAGCCCTTGATGGCGGAAAGTTTGCAGTAAGTGATGTAAACGATTTATACAGAAGGGTAATAAACAGAAACCAAAGACTTAAGAGACTTATGGAACTAGATGCACCTGAAATTATTGTTAGAAATGAAAAAAGAATGCTTCAAGAGGCAGTTGATGCTCTTATAGATAATGGTAGACGCGGAAATGCCGTAAAAGGTGCAAATAAAAGACCTCTTAAATCTCTTAGTGAAATAATCAAAGGAAAACAGGGTAGATTTAGACAGAACCTTTTAGGAAAGAGGGTTGATTTTTCAGGAAGAAGTGTTATTGTTGTTGGTCCAAATCTAAGAATGGATCAGTGCGGTTTACCTAAACTTATGGCACTTGAACTATTCAAGCCTCATCTTTTGGCAAAACTTGAAGAGAAAGGATACGCTACTACTTTAAAAGCCGCTAAAAAGATGATTGAAGATAGATCTAATGAGGTTTGGGAGTGCCTGCAAGAGATAGTTGATGAATATCCTGTGCTTCTAAACAGGGCTCCTACGCTACATAAACTTTCTATTCAAGCATTTCATCCTGTTTTGATCGACGGTAAAGCGATACAACTTCACCCACTGGTATGTGCCGCGTTTAACGCTGACTTTGACGGTGACCAGATGGCAGTTCACGTACCTTTAAGCGAAGAGGCTATTGCTGAGTGTAAGATATTGATGCTTAGCTCACTAAATATTTTGCTTCCGGCATCCGGTAGAGCGATTACCGTACCTTCCCAAGATATGGTTTTGGGGATCTACTATCTAAGTAAAGAAAGGGATGACGTTAAAGGTGCTAACAAGCTTTTTGCGGATGTTAATGAAATTATGACTGCTCTTGAGAGCGATCATCTGCATATTAATGCTAAAATAAGAACTAGAGTTGATAATAGAATCATATTTACTACTGCCGGTAGAATTATTATTAAAAATATATTGCCAGATTTTGTTCCGGTATCTCTTTGGAATAAGGTAATGAAAAAAAGAGATATTGCGGAGCTTGTTGACTACGTTTATAAACATGGTGGATCTGAGATTACTGCTGAGTTCTTGGATAATCTTAAAAATCTTGGTTTCAAATACGCCACATTTGCCGGTATTTCAATAAGTGAATATGACATAAAAGTACCTGAGGAGAAGAAAAAACTTATCGAAGAAGCTAAAAGAAAAGTTAGAGAGATTCAGCAGCAGTTCCAGGCGGGGCTTTTAACCGAGCAAGAAAGATACAATAAGATTATAGATATATGGACAGATACTACAAATGCCGTAGCAGAAGCCATGATAAAGCTTATTAAAAACGATAAGCAAGGATTTAACTCTATTTATATGATGGCTGATTCTGGTGCTAGAGGTAGCTCGGCTCAGATTAGACAGCTTGCCGGTATGAGGGGTTTGATGGCTAAGCCTGATGGAACTATTATTGAAACGCCGATTATCTCAAACTTTAAAGAGGGACTAAACGTTTTAGAGTATTTTATCTCGACACATGGTGCTAGAAAAGGTCTTGCAGATACCGCTTTGAAAACGGCAAACGCGGGATATTTGACAAGAAAACTTGTTGATGTTGCGCAAAATGTAAAAATTACTATAGAAGATTGCGGTACTCACGAAGGTATAGAAGTAACTGACATATCTATCGGTAACGAGATGATAGAGCCTTTAGAAGATAGAATCGTAGGTAGGGTTCTTGCTGAAGATGTGATAGATCCTATTACAAACGAAATACTGTTTAGCGAAGGAACTTTGGTCGACGAAGATAAAGCGAGAACTATTAAAGAAGCCGGTATAAAATCAGTTACTATAAGAACGCCTATAACTTGTAAAGCGCCAAAAGGTGTTTGTGCTAAATGTTACGGTCTTAATATGGCTGAAGGCAAACTGGTTAAACCAGGTGAAGCTGTAGGTATCATAGCGGCACAATCTATCGGTGAGCCAGGAACTCAGTTGACACTAAGAACATTCCACATAGGTGGTACTGCGAGTAGAACTGCCGAAGAGAGACAAGTAGTAGCTAGCAAAGAGGGTTTTATTAGATATTACAATCTAAAAACATACAGAAACAAAGAGGGCAAGATAATAGTTGCAAATAGAAGAAATGCGGCGGTATTGCTTGTTGAGCCTAAAATAAAAGCTCTTTTTGACGGTAGAATTGAGATTAAACCTATCCATGACGAAATTGTAATCACACTAGTTAGTGGTGATGAAAAAGTTAGATATTCTCTTAGAAAGTCAGATGTTGCCAAACCTAATGAACTAGCGGGCGTTAGCGGTAAAATAGAAGGAAAACTATATGTTCCTTTTAAAGATGGAGACAGCGTCAAAGAGGGCGATTCTATCGTTGAGATAATTAAAGAAGGATGGAATATACCTAACAGGATCCCGTATGCGGCAGAGCTAAAAGTTGAAGACGGGGCGCCTGTAACACAAAAAATAGTTGCCAACGCAAATGGTGTTGTTAAGTTTTACCTATTAAAGGGAGACTATTTAGAGAGATATGAGGATGTTAAAAAAGGTCGAAAGATTGACGAGAAGGGACTTTTTGCAGTAATTGCTGACAACGAGGGAAGAGAGGCAAGCAGACACTATATAGCTAGAGGATCTATTTTAGAAGTTGATGATAATGAAGCTGTAGATAAAAATACAGTATTAGCAGTTCCAGCAAAAAATGACAAAACAGTAATAGCCGAGTGGGATCCATATTCAAATCCAATAATAGCCGAAGCCGCTGGTACAGTTACGTTAGAAGATGTGATTCCTGGTGTGACGGCAGTAGAGCTTGTAGATGAGATTACAGGTGAGAGTAGGCTTACCATCAATGAGTATATTCCACCTGAATATAAACCAAAAATTATTCTTGCGCCAAAAGATAGTGATACTGTTATTACATATCCGCTTGAGCCGAAAACTGCTATTTATGTACAAAATCAAGAAGAGGTAGAGTTGGCTGAAGTGTTGGCTAAAACACCTAAAGCGGTAGCAAAATCGAGAGACATTACAGGGGGTCTTCCGAGAGTTAGTGAACTTTTTGAAGCTAGACGTCCAAAAAACCCTGCAGTTATTGCGGAGATTGATGGATTTGTAAGTTTTGGAAAGCCTAGCCGCGGTAAACAGAGAATCGTAATATCTTCTGAAACAGGTCAAAAGGCTGAATATCTGATAGATAAAAACAGAACCATCTTAGTTCATGACGGCGAGTATGTACATGCCGGAGAAGTTTTAACAGATGGAACTGTTTCAAGTCACGATATCCTAAGAATTCTTGGAGAAAAAGCATTACAATATTATATGGTTAGCGAAATTCAGCAGGTATATAGAAGACAGGGCGTTAACATAAGTGATAAGCATATTGAGATAATTATATCTCAAATGCTAAGACAAGTTAAAATTGTTGAGAGTGGGGATACGAAATTTATTGCCGGTGATTTAGTTAGTAAAAGACAATTTAGAGAAGAGAATGAGAAAATTATAAGATTGGGCGGGGAGCCTGCGATAGCCGAACCTGTTCTTGTTGGTATTACAAGGGCTGCAGTTAGTTCGGACTCTGTTATAAGTGCTGCCTCTTTCCAAGATACCACAAAAGTATTAACAGAAGCCAGTATTTCGGCTAAGATTGATAGATTAGAAGATCTAAAAGAAAACGTAATTATAGGTAGATTGATCCCTGTTGGTACAGGAATGTATAGAGAGAAAAAAGTAGAGTTAATAAAAAAAGAGGAAGAGGATTAA
- the rpsL gene encoding 30S ribosomal protein S12: protein MPTINQLIRKERKKVIKKSKSPALVKCPQRRGVCTRVYTTTPKKPNSALRKVAKVRLTSGYEVISYIPGEGHNLQEHSIVLVRGGRVKDLPGVKYHIVRGALDTAGVANRKNSRSKYGTKKPKS, encoded by the coding sequence GTGCCTACAATCAATCAGTTGATAAGAAAAGAGAGAAAAAAGGTAATCAAAAAATCGAAGTCACCAGCTTTGGTTAAATGTCCTCAAAGAAGGGGTGTTTGTACAAGAGTTTACACAACAACTCCTAAAAAGCCTAACTCTGCACTTAGAAAAGTTGCAAAAGTTAGACTAACTTCAGGTTACGAAGTGATAAGCTATATTCCTGGTGAAGGACACAACTTGCAAGAGCACTCTATCGTATTAGTAAGAGGCGGTAGGGTTAAAGACTTACCAGGTGTTAAGTATCACATAGTTAGGGGTGCATTAGATACTGCAGGCGTAGCAAATAGAAAAAATTCAAGATCTAAATACGGAACTAAAAAACCTAAATCTTAA
- the rpsG gene encoding 30S ribosomal protein S7 codes for MRRRRAPVREVLPDPIYNSKVVTKFINKLMWDGKKSVAEKIMYEALEIIEKKVDKKGIEVFNEAIENVKPLLEVKSRRVGGATYQVPVEVRPVRQQSLAIRWLVDAARKRNERTMAQRLANELIDAANKRGAAFKKKEDTYKMAEANKAFAHYRW; via the coding sequence GTGAGAAGAAGAAGAGCGCCGGTCAGAGAAGTTTTGCCTGATCCAATTTATAACAGTAAAGTGGTTACTAAATTTATCAACAAATTGATGTGGGACGGAAAGAAAAGTGTTGCCGAAAAGATAATGTATGAGGCTTTAGAGATTATAGAAAAAAAAGTAGATAAAAAAGGGATAGAAGTTTTCAATGAAGCGATTGAGAACGTAAAACCTTTACTTGAAGTAAAAAGTAGACGTGTAGGTGGGGCTACATATCAGGTTCCTGTTGAAGTTAGACCAGTTAGACAACAATCACTGGCTATTAGATGGTTAGTAGATGCCGCTAGAAAAAGAAACGAAAGAACTATGGCTCAAAGACTTGCAAATGAGCTTATAGATGCTGCGAATAAAAGAGGTGCAGCATTTAAGAAGAAAGAAGATACATACAAAATGGCAGAAGCCAATAAAGCTTTCGCACACTACAGATGGTAA
- the fusA gene encoding elongation factor G produces MAKKTPIEKIRNIGIAAHIDAGKTTTTERILFYTGISHKIGEVHEGAATMDWMEQEKERGITITSAATTCFWKDHQINIIDTPGHVDFTIEVERSMRVLDGAVAVFCAVGGVQPQSETVWRQANKYHVPRIVFVNKMDRIGADFYNVENQIRDRLKANPVPIQIPIGAEDNFRGVVDLVEMRGIVWDDETMGAKYEVIEIPEDLKDKAEEYREKLIEAVAETDDELMEKYLSGEELSVDEIKKGIKTGTLDMSITPMLCGSAFKNKGVQTLLDAVVDYLPAPTEVDWIKGVDPKTGEEVSVESTVDGPFAALAFKIMTDPFVGQLSFIRVYRGKIESGSYVLNSTKEKKERVGRLLKMHANKREEIKELPAGEIGAVVGLKYTLTGDTLCDEKSPVILEKMEFPEPVISVAVEPKTKADQEKMSVALAKLAEEDPSFRVHTDEETGQTIISGMGELHLEIIVDRMKREFKVEAEVGAPQVAYRETIRTAVDQEYKYAKQSGGRGQYGHVFIKLEPQEPGQGYEFVNQITGGVIPKEYIPAVDKGIQEAMQNGVVAGYPVVDVKATLYDGSYHDVDSSEMAFKIAGSMAFKEAAKKANPVLLEPIMKVEVEVPEEYMGDVIGDINRRRGQVSSMEDRAGNKIVTAMVPLAEMFGYSTDLRSFTQGRGTYSMEFDHYEEVPRNVAEEIIKKRHG; encoded by the coding sequence ATGGCTAAAAAGACTCCGATCGAAAAAATTAGAAATATCGGTATTGCCGCACACATAGATGCTGGTAAAACAACTACTACAGAAAGAATACTTTTCTATACCGGGATTTCTCATAAAATAGGTGAGGTTCATGAAGGCGCTGCTACCATGGACTGGATGGAACAAGAAAAAGAGAGAGGTATTACGATCACTTCTGCTGCAACTACATGTTTTTGGAAGGATCACCAAATAAACATTATCGATACTCCAGGTCACGTTGATTTTACGATTGAGGTTGAAAGATCAATGAGGGTTCTTGACGGTGCTGTAGCAGTTTTCTGTGCAGTTGGTGGTGTTCAACCTCAAAGCGAGACTGTTTGGAGACAAGCTAACAAATATCATGTTCCAAGAATAGTTTTTGTGAATAAAATGGATAGAATAGGTGCAGATTTTTACAATGTTGAAAATCAGATCAGAGATAGACTAAAAGCAAATCCAGTTCCTATTCAGATTCCTATAGGTGCTGAAGATAATTTTAGAGGTGTTGTTGATTTGGTAGAGATGAGAGGAATCGTTTGGGATGACGAAACAATGGGCGCAAAATATGAGGTTATTGAGATCCCAGAAGATTTAAAAGATAAAGCTGAGGAGTATAGAGAAAAACTTATAGAAGCAGTTGCAGAAACTGATGATGAGTTGATGGAAAAATATCTAAGCGGTGAAGAGCTGAGTGTTGATGAGATCAAAAAAGGTATCAAAACTGGTACACTAGATATGAGTATTACGCCTATGCTTTGCGGTAGCGCCTTTAAAAACAAAGGTGTTCAAACGCTTTTAGACGCAGTTGTTGATTATCTGCCGGCTCCTACTGAAGTTGACTGGATAAAAGGAGTAGATCCAAAAACAGGTGAAGAGGTATCAGTTGAATCAACAGTTGATGGTCCTTTTGCCGCCCTTGCATTTAAGATTATGACAGACCCGTTTGTAGGACAACTATCTTTCATAAGAGTTTATAGGGGTAAAATTGAGAGCGGAAGTTATGTTCTAAACTCTACTAAAGAGAAGAAAGAGAGAGTTGGTAGGCTACTTAAAATGCATGCAAACAAAAGAGAGGAGATTAAAGAGCTTCCAGCCGGTGAGATAGGTGCTGTTGTGGGACTTAAATATACACTGACAGGTGATACATTGTGCGATGAAAAATCTCCTGTGATTTTGGAAAAGATGGAGTTTCCAGAACCTGTTATCTCGGTTGCAGTTGAGCCAAAAACTAAGGCCGACCAAGAGAAGATGAGTGTAGCTTTGGCTAAACTTGCTGAAGAGGATCCTAGCTTTAGAGTTCACACCGATGAAGAGACTGGACAGACAATTATCTCTGGTATGGGTGAATTGCACCTTGAAATTATCGTAGATAGAATGAAAAGAGAGTTTAAAGTTGAAGCAGAAGTTGGAGCACCTCAAGTTGCATATAGAGAGACTATAAGAACAGCTGTAGATCAAGAGTACAAATATGCTAAACAGTCGGGTGGTAGAGGGCAGTACGGACATGTATTTATCAAACTAGAGCCACAAGAGCCAGGTCAAGGTTATGAGTTTGTTAACCAAATTACCGGTGGGGTTATCCCGAAAGAGTATATTCCAGCGGTTGACAAAGGTATCCAAGAAGCAATGCAAAACGGTGTAGTTGCCGGATATCCTGTAGTTGACGTTAAAGCAACGTTATATGATGGAAGTTATCACGATGTTGACTCTAGTGAGATGGCATTTAAGATAGCTGGTTCTATGGCGTTCAAAGAGGCTGCCAAAAAAGCAAATCCTGTACTTCTTGAGCCTATTATGAAAGTGGAAGTAGAAGTTCCTGAAGAGTACATGGGCGATGTTATAGGCGATATCAATAGAAGAAGAGGACAAGTATCTTCAATGGAAGATAGAGCTGGAAACAAGATAGTTACTGCTATGGTGCCGTTGGCAGAGATGTTTGGATACTCAACTGACTTAAGATCTTTCACTCAAGGAAGAGGAACTTATTCTATGGAATTTGATCATTATGAAGAGGTTCCAAGAAACGTTGCTGAAGAGATTATCAAAAAAAGACACGGATAA
- a CDS encoding type II secretion system protein: protein MKKSFTLIELIVSITILSLIILFISQSISNLNISHSVIKGTVEKEYLQNKIAKILYYDLLLSKNIEIKGGKKYSIIYLQTKNTLFDIDNPYVVWYVLKDSNTLCRLESPIKIVLPLYPENFGKVFVSKVVQNCEIFKIYRSNKKDKFLVYMKTKESTPLTFELYIPQK from the coding sequence ATGAAAAAGTCATTTACTCTAATAGAGCTGATTGTTTCTATAACTATTTTATCACTAATAATACTTTTTATTTCGCAATCAATATCTAATCTAAATATATCTCATTCGGTTATAAAAGGTACAGTAGAAAAAGAGTATCTTCAAAACAAAATTGCTAAAATACTCTATTATGATCTGCTTCTTTCAAAAAATATAGAGATTAAGGGAGGTAAAAAATATTCGATTATTTATCTTCAAACTAAAAATACACTTTTTGATATAGATAACCCTTATGTGGTATGGTATGTATTAAAAGATAGCAATACTCTTTGCAGATTAGAATCTCCTATTAAAATAGTTCTTCCACTTTATCCTGAAAATTTTGGCAAAGTATTTGTTAGCAAAGTAGTACAAAACTGTGAAATCTTCAAAATCTACAGGTCAAACAAAAAAGATAAATTTTTAGTTTATATGAAAACAAAAGAGTCAACTCCTTTAACTTTTGAACTATATATACCTCAAAAATAG